In one Streptomyces sp. NBC_01288 genomic region, the following are encoded:
- a CDS encoding ROK family protein, whose amino-acid sequence MSAGSGSGSGSGGSVGAGWGAAGTEVVGAAGAGVERRLADSGRPAGSGRLADSAGLADAARPVDTASPADSARPADLVPPANPGSGRPSGSGRLADAAGLADAGRPANPARPVDPASVRPADSGRIADPARPTDPEPPTDPARPTDPARPAPPVSAPHPTPVTAHLLGVGVALPGPLDHAHGILHRVTGFPEWDGFPLRDALARRLGVPVVVDKDTNAAALGLAVGGEGGAFAYLHLGTGLGAGLVIGGGVHRGARTGAGEFGHQVIQLDGPPCDCGNRGCIEALCLAAVARGDVDEAARVLGAGAANLVGLLDIDLVLLGGRTVAADPEPFVRGVAAVLDERARREGAREAAVPVRVAPGGARGVAEGAAQLLLGPLFGRADG is encoded by the coding sequence GTGAGTGCGGGTTCGGGTTCGGGTTCGGGTTCGGGTGGAAGTGTCGGTGCTGGCTGGGGGGCTGCCGGTACGGAGGTTGTCGGTGCGGCGGGTGCGGGTGTCGAGCGCCGCCTTGCCGACTCCGGGCGTCCGGCCGGTTCTGGGCGCCTCGCCGATTCTGCGGGCCTCGCTGACGCCGCGCGCCCTGTCGATACTGCGAGCCCGGCTGACTCCGCGCGTCCCGCTGACCTGGTGCCTCCCGCGAACCCGGGATCCGGACGTCCCTCCGGTTCTGGGCGCCTCGCCGACGCTGCGGGCCTTGCCGACGCCGGGCGTCCCGCTAACCCGGCGCGTCCCGTGGACCCGGCATCCGTGCGTCCCGCCGATTCCGGGCGCATCGCTGACCCTGCGCGCCCCACCGATCCTGAGCCCCCCACTGACCCTGCTCGTCCCACTGACCCTGCCCGTCCCGCGCCCCCCGTATCCGCACCGCACCCCACCCCCGTCACCGCCCACCTCCTCGGCGTAGGCGTAGCCCTCCCCGGCCCCCTCGATCATGCCCACGGCATCCTGCATCGGGTCACCGGATTTCCCGAGTGGGACGGGTTTCCGTTGCGGGACGCGCTTGCTCGGCGGCTCGGGGTGCCTGTTGTCGTGGACAAGGACACGAACGCCGCCGCGTTGGGGCTGGCCGTCGGTGGGGAGGGCGGGGCGTTCGCCTATCTGCATCTCGGGACCGGGCTCGGTGCCGGGCTGGTGATCGGCGGGGGTGTGCACCGGGGGGCGCGGACCGGGGCCGGGGAGTTCGGGCATCAGGTGATCCAGCTGGACGGGCCGCCCTGCGACTGCGGGAACCGGGGCTGCATCGAGGCCCTGTGCCTGGCCGCCGTAGCGCGCGGTGATGTCGATGAGGCGGCGCGGGTGCTCGGTGCCGGCGCCGCGAATCTCGTGGGCCTGCTCGACATCGACCTCGTGCTGTTGGGCGGCCGTACCGTCGCCGCCGACCCGGAACCCTTCGTACGCGGAGTCGCCGCCGTCCTCGACGAACGCGCCCGGCGCGAAGGCGCCCGCGAGGCCGCCGTACCCGTACGGGTCGCCCCCGGCGGGGCGCGGGGTGTCGCGGAGGGGGCGGCGCAGTTGCTGCTGGGGCCGCTGTTCGGACGGGCGGACGGGTAG